A segment of the Cololabis saira isolate AMF1-May2022 chromosome 3, fColSai1.1, whole genome shotgun sequence genome:
CGTTTAATAAATCTGTGAAGATTATTCCAGAATGTTTGTATTGCAtcacaagagaagaaaatatggtccgtagtttcaatttcattttcacaGAATGTGCACATATTGTCACCGATATTAAAGCGTAATCAGCGACCCCCGCTACACTGCCAGAGGAGCCTTTAGTTGCATTTTCACGTAGATAactcaaatataaaaaaaagattatcagtggatttaaaaaaaaatgttttaaacgtGCTGTCACGTTTGCATTAAACCTTTGCATTTTTTTATCAAGTTGTGACACATCTTCTGCAGCATATACATATTGTGTCAAAGTAAACAACTATTTGGTACAAAAGGGGCGCAGTGTAAACAAGCATGTCCAGTACAGTGGGTAGTTTGAGTTGTTTCAGAGTGAATATTTGCACCTTTATGGTCCTGATTTTTTAAACAGAGCTAAAAAACGAACAAACTCCAAAAGGCATAGCAAACCACAGTCACtctattgtacattttttctgacattcttatatttatatatttttttgtacattttttttctttgcacatttcttgtacaTATGAGACCTGCCCCacttatctgtttattttattttatttctattttttattatcctATTTGATACCTTCAAAgttttgctgctcagttgccttgaaattgcccctcggggataaataaagtttttctgaatctgaatctgaatactCTTTTCAACCTTTCACGGCTACAAATAATAACACATAGGCCTACTGTACATGACAACAGGGAAATGCAGCATTTCTCCATTCCTGTTGTGTCCTAAGATGATTTGTTTAAAACAACGTTTCTCTTTGCAACTTTTATGTTTCTGATTATTATTTCATGATGATTCACTTGTCAAATTATCAGCTGAAGTAACGATTGCATGCTCTCAAAGAGTCATTTTTGCTCTCACTCAAACAGCTGATtcgattgtttttattgtcagggagaggaggaaggagaCGGCATCAAGGTGGCCGTCCCAGCCCTTCTCAGAGGAGACAGAGATCCATCTCATCCCGTCTCATCCTCTGGCTCCCCTCTTCAACAGTGGGACTCAACAGTCGCAGCACTGGTCCAGTCAAGCATCATTCCCCAGTGCAGCTCTGTGGCAGGAGATATCTACGTCCTGACGGGGGCTGGAGGACTCAGGGCAGCCGAGGATGGAGACCATAAGTGTCAGGCAAGACCACTGTGGTCAGCAGTGTGCTGTGCTCTTCCAGAAGGAAAAGGTGGTTTCAGTGTGGGGTTAATCCACGAgtcagagaaggaggagagcCAAGTGAGCTTGAAGGAGCTGGAGCAGATGCTCGGGATGGAAGAGCTGTTCTTTGGAGGCTGTGGAGGAGGTGAAGGGGTTACATTTGATGCCAGTGTGGGTCTTCGCACTGATGGGCTCACTGGAAATACTGACAAAAACGAAGCAGATGCTGCAGACTTGGATTCAGAAAATACTGGCTCAGATGCAAATGAAGATGTATCAGAGAGAAAAGAGGCATCAGCAGCTGATGAACAGGCAGGTGCTGCTGACACCAAGTCAGAGAACGCTGATGTTGAGCTCAGTCAACAAACCACCACAGATGCAATAACTTCAATGAGAAGCAGTTCTAAAAATCATGATGACCATGAAACTTTCAGTAACTATAGAACTGTTATGGAAGAGGAGATCGACTCAAATTCCACCAGCGCTCTGGTCTACATCCTGTCCACCAGCGTGTCCATACTTAAAGTTCCTCTGCGCCCTGTATTCTCTACCATCACTGAGCTACCCGGACAGGTGATACAACAGCATTCATTTTACTTTCTTTAAACATAAAACGACTCTCGAAGAACTTGTTATCAAAAATGTAAACTTGAGAAGATGTATTTATGATAACATGGTTAAAAGCTCAGGTGCTTTGCCTGCTATGGGTATAGAACCAGTTCTGCTAAATTATTTATTGATCAAGCTGTTCCTACCTATTCTGTAATCTTGGTGAAGTGCTCCATTTCAATTGACCAGTAGCAGGCAATCCcatatcatttaaaatgtagtaTAACATGGTAACTACTGAGTATTCAAGGTAAGAACTAAGTATGGTATgagtaaaaaagaagaaacaaaaaacaaaactggatCAACAAGTGAATTTGACTTAACAAAAAATCAAATAAGAGCCTCAGGACAAAAGCAGCTTTTATCATTCTACTACTACCGCTACCGtgatttagcagacgcttttatccaaagtgacttacattcTGTTACATTAAATaacacattaataatatattaaaatttaaaaatgtatgttgTGAAGTTAAAATTAATTTATGTTGAGAAtcgtttaataaataaaatcttctCCGTCTATAGACAACGTTAATTGAtttgtaattattatttactttttttctttttaatttcactAAAAACTGATACCCTTGTCTTGATTCAGGTGTTATACATTCTTCAAGAAGATTTTGGAGTTCTCTCTGCCCTTCCTGGGGACACCGTCACCCTGTTCCACCTCATTATCTCTGACACCTTCTCCTGGACGGGCTCAGCCGCAGAAATGCTGCTGGGTATCGGGGAGACCTCCGTCTCCAGTGTTCACTACTGCACTTCCTCAATGTTGGGGGCCCTGCTGAGCAACTGTCAGACTGGGGTCACAGGCATTCACACCCTGGCTGGAGACTCCGTAGGGATATTCTGTGATGCGCTAGATAATGCTTGGTCTGTGACTAAGTTCTTTGGAGGGCGGCTGTGGGAGCAGAGTGAGGGTTATGTGGGAACAGTGATGTCAGAGATTGGGAGTCAAGCACAATCTGTAGGTGGGGGGTTTGGGAGGCTGGCGTGGAGAAGTGGAAAAGGAATGGGCAATGTGTTCAGGATGGCAGGAAGTTTAATAATGGGGATGATAGAAACGGTCTTTGGTGGGGTAAGAGAACGCTTTGGGCTAGAGTCAGAAtgaaggataaaagaaaaagagaaagccataaactttatttgttcattttgatggtAATGTTTCTTCACCACACTGgagttttaaaaacatttatttaaaaaaaataagatgatatTATTTGATATGCCTCAGTTATTAAAGAAGGATTTCtaggttatgttttttttttctcttttaacccAAATGTATTAAATTCCAGATATCGTACACTGTAGTTCCTAAAGTTTACTGTGGGAAGCTGTCATCCTGAACAATCTGCTGTACCTGAAAGCTATTGAAAAGAATTAATGATAACACTGTGCACAATATGCTTTTGGATGCAAATGCTCAAGATACTTTGCATGGAAATTGCTACATGTgtatatttgaataaaaaaagaatggtGGCTTAATTGGCTTTTTTGTATATTATTGTCCTTGATATCAAATAGTTAAATGAATCAGAATTACGGCTTTTAGCTGTACTTTTGAGTCCATTTTGTTTCTTTGTAGATTACTTTTTAGTTCATACtgtaacatccatccattttctatatcaCTTCAGTCGTACTCAGGGTTTTCTGGACCCTATCTGATCTTTGAAAGCTGGGGTACTCTGGACAGGTCACAGGAACATTGTAGGACCACACGGAGGCAAAAGCACCATGGACATTCACACTTTTATAATGTGTTTTGTTAATATTGTTACTATTAGATCCCTAATTGGGATTTTACACGAGCTGGTGGTGTGGTGATGGGTAACCCACCGAACAATGTGGTGGCAGACAAACTCCAGAAGAAAGCAGCAATGACAAACATAGCAATCAAACGCAAGAGCAACATCAAGAAGAGAGAACATGAGAAGTTGGAGGAATAGAGAGGTTGAAGGAAGACATGGGAAACTGAAGGCAAAAGTGATGTCAGTGGTACTGCCCAGAACCCTCAAGCTGCAAGAGAAATGTATAAATCATGATTTATAAACAACTCATGTCTTAAACCAACACATAGTTTGATGTCCATATTCTAAGCATCCAATCTTTgttaaaaatgacaaataataaCTAACTTTATTAGTTCTGGCGGAAGTAACAAGATAAACCCGGACACGTCTCTTCGTTGCATCAGTCGGCGCATGCGCAGAGACCCATGTGGTGGTGTGTGCATGCTAAGCTGATGCTAACTAAGCTGACGTCTCTCTGTTTCATTTAAAGGTAAGTGTAACTACCTGGTTTCTCCGGGGTTAGAAACTACTTTGAAAGTGTAACAGTAAAGATAAAGTTATCCGTAGAAGCACCCAGGTGTTAGTTAGTTAAAGCTAAGGCTGCTTAGCCTGCCTGGCAGGACTGTTCTCCAGCTGACAGGTGGTGGTTTGAGAAGTAACCGGATAACAAAGCACCAAGAGCATTATCTTATCAAACTGGTGTCTTACTTGGGGTCATGACTTAATTTCGTTTTTGTGACACGTTTGAATAGAAATAATTACTATAAAGTATTGCCATAAAGGCTGCAACACTAGTTTGCTTTCCATTCGTCAACTTCAGGGCAATGGAAAAGGggatattcattcattcattcattcattcattcattcattcattcattcattcatttacctaCCTAAGACATGGTCCCACTCAGCCAAAATACTTGCATTGGTCAAATCGGAACTAGATTAATTTGTGGACGTTAAAGATGATATAAAACACATGTTGATTTGTGAAACCATCATtctgtttgtaaaaataaaaaaaagatccttattgtgtttatttgtttatgtagTATTTTGACCAAAGTAAAGTACCGTTAGATTTGCATGACAGCTGTGACAGTCTTTCTGCTGCTGTTTGCATCATGTTGTCTTGTAATTAAATAAAGTTAATCATGAATGTGATcctactttgtttttctttttaaattatcaGACGTTAAGGTTGaaactatttacatttttttaacggCATAACTTATGAAAGTTAAATAGATATACATCCTGGACGCTTCTCTGGTGAGATTTTCAGGGCACGTCCCTCTGGgagaagacccaggacatgctggagggaCTATGTGTATTAGGTTTTCCCTGCTTAGGCTACTGCTCCCACAACCTGACCCCCGATAAGTggaaatggatgaatgaatggatggacggacTACATAAACAAAATGTCATCTGATCACATTATAGATTGTTGCGCCTGTGTTATTACATTAGCATTTCACTTCTCTTCTTCTACTACTGTGCTGTTAATACAACACTGTTAATAATGGGGTAAATAAAGGTTCCTGTCTACATGCAGACAGGAGGTTAGGTGCCTGGCACAGAACAATGGGGTCTGAAGGGATATCCAGTAACACTTACACATGTTGTGTAAGTCTTGAATAAGAAGTTTTCATAAATTTTTCTTCATAGATAAATCCAGAGTTGAAGAAGACACGTTAAAGAAATATGGCACATTTAATACAGTTATCAATAACGGTTTAACAGGAGAAATTATGAAAAAGGAAACAGACTAAAGCAAACTAAGAGGTGCATTGGTACATGGATGAACAGAGAAAGAACTGCAGTCACTCAATTTTGAAAAGAAGAACTTCAACAGTAAATTAACCAAATAACGAAGACATCTTAAATATTTCAAAGGTAAATCATGTAATTATGtagatttatatgtttgttttttactgacAAAGAGATAACAGCTCTTTGCTCAAAAGAAAATATGATGTTTAATATTGAAGAGATAATCAAGTCCCCATTAGGAATTCCCCATTCCCCATTTGGAATTTAAAATTACTG
Coding sequences within it:
- the LOC133441063 gene encoding uncharacterized protein LOC133441063, whose translation is MLCLAAVSAAAGAVWLLAMLGPGLSLPAEPNSEPDFTLCGHCFYRQTPPRGPSAGPPLHPHCHKLPGGQTFATMSRPTCDTAVYSAFHLNHGWTEREGEEGEGLMGEEEGDGIKVAVPALLRGDRDPSHPVSSSGSPLQQWDSTVAALVQSSIIPQCSSVAGDIYVLTGAGGLRAAEDGDHKCQARPLWSAVCCALPEGKGGFSVGLIHESEKEESQVSLKELEQMLGMEELFFGGCGGGEGVTFDASVGLRTDGLTGNTDKNEADAADLDSENTGSDANEDVSERKEASAADEQAGAADTKSENADVELSQQTTTDAITSMRSSSKNHDDHETFSNYRTVMEEEIDSNSTSALVYILSTSVSILKVPLRPVFSTITELPGQVLYILQEDFGVLSALPGDTVTLFHLIISDTFSWTGSAAEMLLGIGETSVSSVHYCTSSMLGALLSNCQTGVTGIHTLAGDSVGIFCDALDNAWSVTKFFGGRLWEQSEGYVGTVMSEIGSQAQSVGGGFGRLAWRSGKGMGNVFRMAGSLIMGMIETVFGGVRERFGLESE